AGCACGCTTATCGTATGATTCTGAATTTTCGATTTCTACAGTTGGTTCCTTGATGTCAATCTGCTTACCATAACCAAACTGTACCACGGAAACGGTGCGGCGCTGACCATTATCGCCGATAAAGGAGATATCGGTAGTACGGCGTCCGTTCATCAGAGTAGAATCTGCTACCACAGTTGCAGTAGTAGAACCCACGCCATTGGCAGGAGTGAGCATCAGCCAAGGCTCATCCACGTTAGCCACCCAATTCTGTGAGGCAGCAATGGCAAGCTGTTCGCTACCGCCCTGAGCTCCTATTTCTATCTGCTCCTTGTCGATGGAGAGTCCGCCTGGGATATCTACATCATCGCTATCGCTGCAGGATGCGGTCATCAGACCAGCACCCAGAACGAGGAGCCATGTAAGTTTATTAATATATTTCATATTATCTTACTTTCTTTTCGTTTAATTTTCGAGATCCAAAGCATCGCAACCGCGGATGTCCTGATTCTTGTCGTAGAACAGCTTATACATACCTGCCTTGATATATGCGCAGACGCTGGTTACATCGATAGAGATGTTAGGGTTGTCAGCGATGTTCAGAATATAAAGGTGAGAAGTCAATGTTTCATCTACCTTGCGGATATCATTAGAACCTATCTGGAACTGAATCAGACTTGGACAGGTGGTGATACCTGTTGGCCAGGTACGCAGACAACGCTGTTTGGTCTGCTCATCACGCTGATGATTGATGGCAAATGCACGGAGTACGGCACTGTTCAATGGTTGGGTTGGCACCGTTGTGAAGCAGTTGTAACTCAAGTCCATATTGGTAATATATGGCAATGTAGTTGCACGGAAATCATCTGAGAGTGATGTCAGCTTGTTGAATCGGAGGTCAATCACCTGAAGGAGATAAGCCTTCTTACCGCTGATAGAACCCTTAGGAATCGTACGCAACTCGTTACCGCTCAAATCAATGGTTGTGATTGGAGAACCTGCTGTAAACAACTCAGAAGGGAACTTCTCTATCTTATTGTTTGACAGACTGACTGAAGCTGCATTAATACCCTTATAGGTACCATGACTTGTATCTACACCAGTAATCTCATTGTAAGAGAAATCCACAGAACCCATCTCACGAACCGAACTTGCATCGAAGATATTAGGAATCTTCTTCAACTTGTTATGAGCGAAAGTCAGACTTTCCACATCATCTGTAAAGGCACAGAGATTAGCAGGAATCTCTTCAATCTGGTTGTTGTTCAGATAGAGAGAAGAGAGAGCTACCTCAGAACCAAACGGATGTACCTTCTTGATATTATTGTAAGCCAGGTCGAGCAAACCGAGATTTACCATCTTTCTCAATGCAGAATACTCAGGGAACTCCTCCAGGTTATTGTAACTCATATAGAGAATCTGGAGAGTCTTACCTGTCTTCTCCGCAGCTAAGCGAGTCCAATCATTTCTCAACTGATTAGCAGAGATGCCCTTGCATCGAGCCAAGTTCATCGCCTGCAAATTAGGGAGATTATAGTAGAAGTCTGGAATTCGACTGATCTTTGGACAGTTGTAAAGCTCGATATCGGTAAGGTTGGCCATGTTGTCCCAATCCTCTTCCTTGAACTCCTGAGCAAATTTACCATAAACGGCATCGTCTGCATTGTAGAACTTCGCACAAACCTCGCCGGATGTGATAGAAGAGTTACCGATATAGAACTGCTGCAACTTAGTCAGGCGATAGATGGCCTTAGATACACCTGTAATCTTGTTGGTCAATGTACCGATCTGAGCATCCTTCAGGTTGATACGGCCATCCTTCTTGATTCTGTTCTTAGGAGCTACCTTAGGGTCTGAGTTGTAGCTTTCTACAATCATATCCGACATATTGGCACGTGGGTCATACTTCAAGAACTTGGTCTCATAGTCATGACGCATAGTGCTCTTCTTGGCTGCATTCAGACTATTGGCATCGTAATTATTGAAGATGTTGGCACCAATCTTCTCATCATGAGAACCAAGGTTGAGTACCTGAAGTTCTGTGAGCTGTCCGATAGCATCTGGCACGATGCCCTTGGCACCGAAACCAGCGATGACGAGACCGATGA
This is a stretch of genomic DNA from Segatella hominis. It encodes these proteins:
- a CDS encoding DUF4458 domain-containing protein, which gives rise to MKTFRKYSKALLLLLVTMLTFTVTSCSDDDTEGWDGTYGYVQFKLSKKVSSRATRAAALDKLEKLDDAKKIKVVMEHNGTTVSQTLVLNSYNSENAEYGLRSEKLQLASGTYTVIGFYLYDAVDEELLASSAGETFTVVGGGLEVQNLMVETVERGKVKFNLVKEWEKTRAGNTEYLFSNIRLIDISVTNLFTRETFTFPGVKVKYKEASEEHQNPDDENDKYMEVGTAYCDSTVWLPAGTYQVTSYTTYGQTGAVKTKYETQPVKGEAFIVEDNQLNDKAQVPILLSKTKEYIKDYEALKAIWESLQGKEWSFYGDATFKGANWNFNKELDMWGDQPGVTLNSNGRVIGLVIAGFGAKGIVPDAIGQLTELQVLNLGSHDEKIGANIFNNYDANSLNAAKKSTMRHDYETKFLKYDPRANMSDMIVESYNSDPKVAPKNRIKKDGRINLKDAQIGTLTNKITGVSKAIYRLTKLQQFYIGNSSITSGEVCAKFYNADDAVYGKFAQEFKEEDWDNMANLTDIELYNCPKISRIPDFYYNLPNLQAMNLARCKGISANQLRNDWTRLAAEKTGKTLQILYMSYNNLEEFPEYSALRKMVNLGLLDLAYNNIKKVHPFGSEVALSSLYLNNNQIEEIPANLCAFTDDVESLTFAHNKLKKIPNIFDASSVREMGSVDFSYNEITGVDTSHGTYKGINAASVSLSNNKIEKFPSELFTAGSPITTIDLSGNELRTIPKGSISGKKAYLLQVIDLRFNKLTSLSDDFRATTLPYITNMDLSYNCFTTVPTQPLNSAVLRAFAINHQRDEQTKQRCLRTWPTGITTCPSLIQFQIGSNDIRKVDETLTSHLYILNIADNPNISIDVTSVCAYIKAGMYKLFYDKNQDIRGCDALDLEN